In Streptomyces sp. SN-593, a single genomic region encodes these proteins:
- a CDS encoding lysozyme, giving the protein MRDAGQGARGRTGVRRSALAIGCTAVALAGVLAAPAGPADAIGGAPHVRGALLHPEKDWMGSSIAAHEGRAGTAPATTGTTAVARTPGFDVSNWQGTIDWPAQYSKGARFAYIKATEGTTYKDPKFDANYTDSYYAGFIRGAYHFARPDSSGGKAQADYFVSHGGGWSKDGQTLPPALDIEYPSGDACYGLGKSAMVSWIKAFIDEVHAKTTRWATIYSTTDWWTRCTGNTPVFAANDPLFVARYASSVGTLPAGWPFYSFWQHADSGTFPGDQDYFNGPVSGLRNLADNT; this is encoded by the coding sequence ATGCGGGACGCCGGACAGGGCGCGCGGGGGCGTACGGGCGTACGGAGATCGGCACTGGCGATCGGATGCACGGCGGTCGCCCTCGCGGGGGTGCTGGCCGCGCCGGCGGGACCGGCCGACGCGATCGGCGGCGCGCCGCACGTGCGCGGCGCGCTGCTCCACCCCGAGAAGGACTGGATGGGGTCGTCGATCGCCGCCCACGAGGGCCGCGCGGGCACCGCCCCCGCCACCACCGGGACCACGGCCGTCGCCCGCACCCCCGGCTTCGACGTGAGCAACTGGCAGGGCACCATCGACTGGCCCGCGCAGTACAGCAAGGGCGCCCGATTCGCGTACATCAAGGCGACCGAGGGCACCACCTACAAGGACCCGAAGTTCGACGCGAACTACACCGACTCCTACTACGCGGGCTTCATCCGCGGCGCCTACCACTTCGCCCGCCCGGACAGCTCCGGCGGCAAGGCGCAGGCGGACTACTTCGTCTCGCACGGCGGCGGCTGGTCCAAGGACGGCCAGACACTGCCGCCCGCCCTGGACATCGAGTACCCCTCCGGCGACGCCTGCTACGGCCTGGGCAAGAGCGCGATGGTCAGCTGGATCAAGGCGTTTATCGACGAGGTGCACGCGAAGACCACCCGCTGGGCGACCATCTACTCCACCACCGACTGGTGGACCCGCTGCACCGGCAACACCCCGGTCTTCGCCGCCAACGACCCGCTGTTCGTGGCGCGCTACGCCTCCAGCGTCGGCACGCTGCCGGCCGGCTGGCCCTTCTACAGCTTCTGGCAGCACGCCGACTCCGGCACCTTCCCCGGCGACCAGGACTACTTCAACGGCCCGGTCAGCGGCCTGCGCAACCTCGCCGACAACACCTAG
- a CDS encoding TerD family protein produces the protein MRRGGRHVMTGLNKGIERVEVRLKWDPSPLGAPPSDLDLIAGTFRAGAEQGDPAYLVHFDSRAPDGTMWLNRDSQNGKGLGFDEVMTLELDRLSTDYRRVVVGAMIQQSFGRLEFGAVAAPGYQIVTGWTVLAEGDLDGLGATTAATFAEFTRGDSGAWAFHPLLRGYDTDPDAFGHVMGRPPA, from the coding sequence GTGCGTCGGGGTGGGAGGCATGTGATGACCGGCCTCAACAAGGGGATCGAACGGGTCGAGGTGCGGCTGAAGTGGGACCCGAGCCCGCTGGGGGCGCCGCCGAGTGACCTGGACCTGATCGCGGGGACCTTCCGGGCCGGCGCGGAGCAGGGTGATCCGGCCTATCTCGTGCACTTCGACAGCAGGGCGCCCGACGGCACCATGTGGCTCAACCGGGACAGCCAGAACGGCAAGGGCCTCGGCTTCGACGAGGTGATGACGCTGGAACTGGACCGGCTGAGCACCGACTACCGCAGGGTCGTGGTCGGCGCGATGATCCAGCAGAGTTTCGGGCGGCTGGAGTTCGGCGCCGTGGCCGCCCCCGGCTACCAGATCGTCACCGGCTGGACGGTGCTCGCCGAGGGCGACCTGGACGGCCTGGGCGCGACCACGGCCGCGACCTTCGCGGAGTTCACCCGGGGCGACTCCGGCGCGTGGGCCTTCCACCCGCTGCTGCGCGGCTACGACACGGACCCCGACGCCTTCGGCCACGTGATGGGCCGCCCGCCGGCCTGA